The Corynebacterium suranareeae genome window below encodes:
- a CDS encoding tartrate dehydrogenase, whose amino-acid sequence MTSQVFEIASIPADGVGHEVVEAGRDVLDALAKNSGGAFAFDWKDFDWGSEYYARHGRMMPEDGLDQLKDLDAIFFGAVGWPTVPDHVSLWGLRIAICQGFDQWANIRPVNFLPNVASPIVDAHERNLDWIVVRENSEGEYSGFGGRNFSGRAGLGEVATQSAVFTEVGCERIFRYSFDLARTRPRKKLSKVTKSNAQQFGMVLWDDVFDRVAQEYPDVETESVLVDAMAAKFVLKPEDLDVVVASNLHADILSDLGSAMAGSLGLAASANLNPERRFPSMFEPVHGSAPDIAGQGIANPVGQIGSAALMLDHFGLNDEANRVRNAIEKTCAEGIKSREVGGSSSTRDVTSAIIDNLS is encoded by the coding sequence ATGACTTCTCAAGTATTCGAAATTGCGTCCATTCCAGCTGACGGTGTTGGTCATGAAGTTGTCGAAGCTGGACGCGATGTCCTCGACGCTTTGGCGAAGAACTCAGGTGGCGCATTCGCATTCGATTGGAAAGATTTCGATTGGGGCAGCGAGTACTACGCCCGACATGGTCGCATGATGCCAGAAGATGGTCTTGATCAATTGAAAGACCTCGACGCCATCTTCTTCGGTGCTGTGGGGTGGCCAACAGTTCCAGATCACGTGAGCCTGTGGGGTTTACGAATCGCCATTTGTCAGGGATTTGATCAGTGGGCAAATATCCGTCCAGTGAACTTCCTTCCGAATGTTGCATCCCCCATTGTCGATGCCCACGAACGAAACCTTGATTGGATCGTGGTTCGAGAAAACTCCGAAGGCGAATATTCCGGATTTGGTGGCCGCAACTTTTCGGGACGTGCAGGTCTTGGCGAGGTTGCTACCCAATCTGCAGTGTTCACTGAAGTTGGATGCGAAAGAATTTTCCGCTACTCCTTTGACCTGGCTCGAACCCGTCCACGGAAGAAACTGTCAAAGGTGACAAAGTCGAATGCACAGCAATTTGGAATGGTGCTGTGGGATGACGTATTCGATCGCGTCGCACAGGAGTATCCAGATGTGGAGACCGAGTCAGTGCTCGTGGATGCAATGGCAGCAAAGTTTGTTCTCAAGCCAGAAGACCTCGATGTTGTGGTCGCTTCCAATCTGCATGCGGACATCTTGTCTGATTTGGGTTCCGCAATGGCTGGTTCATTGGGGCTTGCTGCAAGTGCAAACCTCAACCCAGAGCGTCGCTTCCCTTCGATGTTTGAGCCTGTGCATGGTTCTGCGCCAGATATCGCAGGCCAGGGAATCGCAAACCCTGTGGGACAGATCGGTTCTGCTGCCCTCATGCTCGATCACTTCGGGCTCAACGACGAAGCAAATCGAGTGCGCAATGCAATTGAGAAGACTTGCGCAGAAGGTATCAAGAGCCGCGAGGTTGGCGGTTCGTCCTCCACTCGCGATGTCACTTCCGCCATCATCGACAACTTGAGCTAA
- a CDS encoding glycerate kinase → MATVLICCDKFKGSATSVAVSEALGQGLIRAGHTVLTAPLADGGDGTLEAFDSLGYKRESSLATGSGGLKFETQFSLNGQTAVIEIARICGLDLVAPEGGLPSAQSARQAGTWGVGEVIKSALEKGAQRIIIGLGGSATTDAGFGMAQALGVEFFDSNGSQVAQVGNIGLVQGISLDHLDPRLEKAKFIVASDVRNPLCGVDGAAKIYGAQKGLSAEDTPGVDAAIRNFANVFEQALGLTTLAQTAGAGAAGGLGFMAMALLSAEMRSGVDMILNETGGEKMLAQADLVITGEGRIDTQTLSGKAPTGIAKRARAKGIPVLAVCGQNLLDPAISNELFEDIYSLTDFESDINECIRNPLPILEGIGFNIAKHHLS, encoded by the coding sequence ATGGCTACCGTTCTTATCTGCTGCGACAAGTTTAAAGGTTCGGCAACTTCCGTAGCAGTATCCGAAGCTCTAGGTCAAGGTCTGATAAGAGCCGGTCATACTGTTCTTACTGCACCGCTCGCCGACGGTGGTGACGGCACTTTAGAAGCCTTCGACTCTCTTGGGTACAAGCGGGAATCATCTTTAGCCACAGGTTCTGGCGGGCTCAAGTTTGAAACCCAGTTTTCTTTAAATGGTCAGACTGCGGTTATTGAGATTGCCCGAATTTGTGGATTAGATTTGGTTGCACCAGAAGGCGGACTCCCCTCGGCACAATCTGCCCGTCAGGCTGGTACTTGGGGTGTTGGCGAGGTGATCAAATCAGCGCTTGAAAAAGGAGCTCAGCGGATCATCATTGGGCTTGGTGGCAGCGCGACCACTGATGCCGGCTTCGGAATGGCTCAGGCTCTTGGCGTGGAATTCTTCGATTCAAACGGATCGCAGGTCGCCCAAGTCGGCAATATCGGATTGGTTCAAGGAATAAGTCTGGACCACTTAGATCCTCGTCTAGAAAAGGCCAAGTTCATTGTCGCATCAGATGTACGCAATCCGCTGTGTGGTGTCGATGGCGCTGCCAAAATTTATGGCGCACAAAAAGGGTTATCCGCTGAAGATACGCCTGGTGTCGATGCAGCAATACGGAACTTTGCCAATGTGTTTGAACAAGCTCTCGGGCTCACCACCCTTGCACAAACAGCTGGAGCGGGCGCAGCGGGGGGCTTGGGTTTCATGGCAATGGCGTTGTTGTCTGCAGAGATGCGCTCCGGCGTGGACATGATTCTTAATGAAACCGGGGGTGAAAAGATGCTTGCACAGGCAGATTTAGTCATCACTGGAGAAGGACGCATTGATACACAGACCCTCAGCGGGAAAGCTCCTACTGGAATCGCCAAACGGGCACGTGCAAAAGGAATTCCAGTACTGGCGGTTTGTGGGCAGAACCTATTGGATCCAGCAATCTCAAATGAGCTATTTGAAGACATCTACAGCCTTACCGATTTCGAATCTGACATCAATGAATGCATTCGAAACCCGCTCCCAATTTTGGAAGGTATCGGTTTTAACATCGCCAAACATCATCTGAGTTAG
- a CDS encoding pyrimidine reductase family protein, producing MVDILELIGPLPSVSTPELRAIVVTAINGSTTINGTSGQLGNSTDTELLLALRRWSDVVLVGSSTVKAENYGGVKVSPEIQKQRQELGQEAIPPIAVMSGSLNFDVDTRFFLEAEVPPIIITDNSDQTKQQRLVDAGAQVIEVETLTAEVGVEKLRSLGYARIDCEGGATLYGQMLAADLVDVWHHTIDPTLSGSVERPTVKGGDAAPRRFALEHVFVDDDSTLFLRYKRAK from the coding sequence ATGGTCGACATCTTGGAACTCATCGGTCCCCTACCTTCTGTGTCTACGCCAGAGTTAAGGGCAATTGTCGTGACTGCCATTAATGGTTCTACCACTATTAATGGCACGTCTGGTCAGCTTGGAAATTCCACGGATACGGAACTTCTGTTGGCGCTTCGCAGGTGGTCGGATGTGGTGTTGGTGGGGTCGAGCACGGTGAAGGCTGAAAATTATGGCGGTGTGAAGGTTTCGCCTGAAATCCAGAAGCAACGCCAGGAGTTGGGTCAGGAAGCGATTCCGCCGATTGCGGTGATGTCAGGGTCGTTGAATTTTGATGTGGATACTCGCTTTTTCCTTGAGGCCGAAGTGCCGCCGATCATCATCACGGATAATTCCGATCAAACAAAGCAGCAGAGGTTGGTGGATGCTGGGGCTCAGGTTATTGAGGTGGAGACGTTGACGGCGGAGGTGGGCGTCGAAAAGCTTAGGTCTTTGGGTTACGCCCGCATTGATTGTGAGGGCGGTGCGACGTTGTATGGGCAGATGTTGGCCGCCGATCTTGTTGATGTGTGGCATCACACGATTGATCCGACGTTGTCGGGCAGCGTGGAACGCCCCACGGTGAAGGGCGGCGATGCTGCGCCGCGTCGATTCGCGTTGGAGCACGTCTTTGTCGATGATGACAGCACGTTATTCTTGCGGTATAAGCGCGCCAAGTGA
- the aftC gene encoding arabinofuranan 3-O-arabinosyltransferase — MSFSPVAPSISAPTPRRSRFDGIGNAVAWPLAILLMAHRFFVLAINGAVTDDFTTVYSALRRFVEGVPVYNEVYHFVDPHYLYNPGATLLLAPLGYITHFTLARWMFIAVNLVAIALALGLLTRLSGWALRSMVWPIAIALAMLTETVQNTLIFSNINGILLLMLAIFLWCVVHKKPWLGGLIIGLAILVKPMFLPLLFLPLVKKQWGALILGVLTPVLFNVAGWFLVPGASEYITRTMPYLGETRDFANSSLPGLAIYFGMPTWLETTWFLIFGAMVGLAVLALLRFRNTEPYFWAATTSGVLLTGVFFLSSLGQMYYSMMIFPMIFTLLGSRSVFHNWVAWVAAYFFLSPDAFTSQRLPDLARWMEFFRATIGWGLLIVVTFVSALIWFIIDIRAKRTPTPQPEQFERTA; from the coding sequence GTGAGTTTCTCCCCGGTAGCACCTTCTATATCAGCCCCCACGCCGCGCCGTAGCAGGTTCGATGGCATCGGCAACGCAGTCGCATGGCCGTTGGCCATTTTATTAATGGCGCACCGCTTCTTCGTGCTTGCGATTAACGGCGCGGTCACCGACGATTTCACGACAGTTTATAGTGCTTTACGACGTTTCGTTGAAGGTGTTCCGGTCTACAACGAGGTCTACCACTTCGTCGATCCGCACTACCTTTATAACCCCGGCGCCACTCTCCTGTTGGCACCATTGGGATATATCACCCATTTCACGTTGGCACGGTGGATGTTTATTGCGGTAAACCTCGTGGCGATCGCCTTGGCTTTAGGGCTTTTAACCAGGCTGTCTGGGTGGGCGTTGCGCAGCATGGTGTGGCCCATTGCGATCGCGTTGGCGATGTTGACGGAAACTGTGCAAAACACGTTGATCTTCTCCAACATCAACGGAATTTTGCTGCTCATGCTCGCTATATTCCTCTGGTGTGTGGTGCACAAAAAGCCCTGGCTGGGTGGCCTGATCATCGGTTTAGCCATCCTGGTCAAGCCCATGTTCTTGCCACTGCTTTTCCTACCACTGGTGAAAAAGCAATGGGGAGCATTGATTCTCGGCGTCCTGACCCCAGTCCTGTTTAATGTCGCAGGTTGGTTTTTGGTTCCTGGAGCCTCCGAATACATCACCCGCACCATGCCGTATCTCGGTGAAACCCGCGATTTTGCCAACAGCTCACTTCCAGGCCTAGCCATTTATTTTGGTATGCCTACCTGGCTCGAAACAACATGGTTCTTAATCTTTGGAGCAATGGTTGGTCTAGCGGTCCTAGCCCTTTTGCGATTTCGCAACACTGAGCCCTACTTCTGGGCTGCAACCACCAGCGGCGTCCTTTTGACTGGCGTGTTCTTCCTGTCCTCTTTGGGGCAAATGTACTACTCCATGATGATTTTCCCCATGATCTTCACCCTGCTTGGAAGCCGTTCCGTATTCCACAACTGGGTCGCATGGGTTGCCGCTTACTTCTTCCTCTCCCCCGATGCCTTCACCTCACAACGCCTGCCCGACCTGGCCCGCTGGATGGAATTTTTCAGAGCCACCATCGGTTGGGGACTATTGATAGTGGTTACATTTGTCTCGGCACTAATCTGGTTCATTATCGATATCCGAGCTAAAAGAACCCCTACCCCACAGCCTGAACAATTTGAGAGGACAGCATGA
- the msrB gene encoding peptide-methionine (R)-S-oxide reductase MsrB produces MTDFKLISDDQWRERLTPQEFHVLREAGTEPPHVGEYTNTTTEGVYSCRACGEELFRSTEKFESHCGWPSFFSPLAGDKIIEKVDLSLGMRRVEVLCANCGSHMGHVFEGEGYDTPTDLRYCINSISLTLEEKPVS; encoded by the coding sequence ATGACAGACTTCAAACTCATCAGCGATGACCAGTGGCGCGAGCGCCTCACCCCACAGGAATTCCATGTCCTCCGCGAAGCCGGCACGGAACCACCACATGTTGGTGAATACACCAACACCACCACAGAAGGTGTGTACTCATGTCGTGCTTGTGGTGAAGAACTCTTCCGCTCAACTGAGAAATTCGAGTCCCACTGCGGTTGGCCTTCCTTCTTCTCCCCACTTGCCGGAGACAAAATCATTGAGAAAGTCGATCTCTCTCTTGGCATGCGCCGAGTCGAAGTACTGTGTGCCAACTGCGGTTCCCACATGGGCCACGTTTTTGAAGGCGAAGGCTACGACACCCCGACCGATCTTCGCTACTGCATCAACTCCATTAGCTTGACGTTGGAAGAAAAGCCGGTTTCCTAA
- a CDS encoding IS5 family transposase, which yields MPAVPSSIIEPIWDQFVALIPPIIDTHPLGCHRPRIADRIIFDKLIQVLVLGASYIKISDSTCSATTLRTRWDEWITTGIFHTLEQICLEFYDRIIGLELDNLSVDGCIVKAPCGGEVAGRSPVDRGKQGTKRSLMVDGTGIPIGCVVAGANLHDSPLLRPTLDKLGRFGFDLPEAITVHLDAGYDSKKTRSLLEELGCDGVISTKGELLQAGGRWGVERTNSWHNRGFKKLALCTERRARVVEAFIALANAVIIVRRLIRQAWTSYRWDTRPARRP from the coding sequence GTGCCTGCCGTCCCATCATCCATCATCGAACCTATCTGGGACCAATTCGTCGCGCTGATCCCACCGATCATCGACACCCACCCGCTGGGATGCCACCGTCCACGGATCGCTGACCGGATCATCTTCGACAAGCTCATCCAGGTTCTCGTCCTCGGCGCCTCCTACATCAAGATCTCCGATTCCACGTGTTCAGCGACCACGCTGCGCACCCGCTGGGATGAGTGGATCACCACCGGCATCTTCCACACGCTGGAGCAGATCTGCCTGGAGTTCTACGACCGGATCATCGGACTCGAGCTGGACAACTTAAGCGTCGACGGGTGTATTGTCAAAGCCCCCTGTGGCGGGGAAGTCGCGGGCCGTTCCCCGGTTGACCGGGGAAAACAAGGAACCAAACGCTCTTTGATGGTCGACGGCACAGGTATCCCGATCGGGTGCGTGGTGGCGGGAGCTAACCTGCATGACTCGCCGTTGCTGCGCCCCACCCTGGACAAGCTCGGCCGGTTCGGGTTCGATCTGCCTGAGGCGATCACGGTGCATCTGGATGCTGGTTATGACTCGAAGAAGACGAGGAGCCTGCTGGAAGAACTTGGTTGTGACGGGGTGATCAGTACCAAGGGTGAGCTCTTGCAGGCTGGGGGCCGGTGGGGGGTGGAGCGGACGAATTCGTGGCATAACCGTGGCTTCAAGAAACTGGCACTTTGTACTGAGCGGCGGGCCCGGGTCGTGGAGGCGTTTATCGCGTTGGCGAACGCGGTCATCATCGTGCGTCGGCTCATCCGGCAGGCCTGGACCAGCTATCGTTGGGATACCCGGCCTGCCCGCCGACCATGA
- the hemQ gene encoding hydrogen peroxide-dependent heme synthase, with the protein MSELDIKQLNKMQRYSQWAVFRAIPGALDDDRTEVTEQAAKFFADLEAEGKVVVRGIYDASGLRADADYMIWWHAEEFSDLQKAFSDFRRTTILGQVSEVFWIGNALHRPAEFNKAHLPSFIMGEEPKDWITVYPFVRSYDWYLLEPLKRSRILREHGKAGADYPDVRANTVPAFALGDYEWVLAFEADELHRIVDLMHKMRYTEARLHVRDELPFISGQRVDIADLIKVLP; encoded by the coding sequence GTGAGCGAGCTCGATATTAAACAGCTCAACAAGATGCAGCGCTACTCTCAGTGGGCGGTGTTCCGTGCTATCCCTGGAGCACTCGATGATGATCGCACAGAAGTCACCGAGCAGGCTGCTAAGTTTTTTGCTGACCTTGAGGCAGAAGGCAAGGTTGTTGTCCGCGGTATCTACGACGCTTCTGGTTTGCGCGCCGACGCGGATTACATGATCTGGTGGCATGCCGAAGAATTCAGCGATCTGCAAAAAGCATTTTCTGATTTCCGCCGCACCACCATTCTGGGTCAGGTATCTGAGGTCTTTTGGATCGGAAACGCTCTCCACCGTCCAGCCGAGTTCAACAAGGCTCACCTGCCGTCATTCATCATGGGTGAGGAACCAAAGGATTGGATTACTGTCTACCCATTCGTGCGCAGCTATGACTGGTACCTCTTGGAGCCTTTGAAGCGCTCCCGAATTCTTCGCGAACACGGCAAGGCTGGTGCTGATTACCCAGATGTCCGTGCAAACACTGTGCCAGCATTCGCTTTGGGTGACTACGAGTGGGTTCTTGCGTTCGAGGCTGATGAATTGCACCGCATTGTAGATTTGATGCACAAGATGCGCTACACCGAAGCTCGCCTCCACGTCCGTGATGAGCTTCCGTTTATCTCTGGTCAGCGAGTTGACATTGCAGATCTAATTAAGGTGCTTCCTTAA
- a CDS encoding DUF3000 domain-containing protein gives MIDSEATSQHKTSATPAEGTPAEFSEAVESMHRARLRPELTLGTIRPPQRLAPFSHAIGLEVGTPDETENVSTNSEGDSFGRLILLHDPGAEETWEGAMRLVAYIQADMDHAVASDPLLPEVAWQWLNEGLEQAGAGFTNLGGTVTSTTSVRFGEIGGPPSAYQVEMRASWTATGTDLTAHVEAFAAVLSSVAGLPPEGVTELRR, from the coding sequence GTGATCGATTCCGAAGCGACCTCCCAGCACAAGACCTCAGCCACCCCGGCAGAGGGTACTCCCGCGGAGTTTTCCGAAGCGGTTGAGTCTATGCACAGAGCGCGCCTGCGCCCAGAACTTACTTTGGGCACAATCAGGCCGCCTCAGCGTCTGGCACCGTTTTCGCATGCCATTGGACTCGAAGTCGGAACTCCTGATGAGACTGAAAATGTCTCCACGAACAGCGAAGGTGATTCCTTTGGGCGTCTGATTTTGCTTCATGATCCAGGTGCCGAAGAAACCTGGGAAGGAGCTATGAGACTTGTCGCCTATATTCAGGCAGACATGGATCATGCGGTAGCGTCCGACCCGCTTCTTCCAGAAGTGGCGTGGCAGTGGCTCAATGAAGGTTTAGAACAGGCAGGTGCGGGATTCACCAATCTTGGTGGAACCGTTACCTCGACAACGTCTGTGCGATTCGGTGAAATCGGCGGTCCTCCAAGTGCATATCAAGTAGAAATGCGCGCTTCTTGGACTGCTACTGGCACTGACCTGACTGCACATGTCGAAGCTTTTGCTGCTGTGCTTTCTTCTGTTGCGGGGCTTCCCCCTGAAGGTGTTACTGAACTACGAAGGTAG